The nucleotide window GCTACTCACTTGGCGAAAGATGGCCAGAATATTTTGACACTTTCAGACGATTTCAAGCCGCCACAAACACCTGATCCGCACTGGCAGGTTGTTGACTCCAAAGGAAATATCTATCAGCTTCAAAAATTGAATATCAAAGGAGATAAATACAACAAAGCCATCGTTGTTCCTGCTTACGTCCCTGACATCGTAAAGGTCCAGATCTGGTGCGCTTTCGCTGAGACATTACTCGGTGAAGCCTCCTTCCAGAAACCGATGATGATGATGGAAGGCATGGACAAAATGAAATAACCAAATTCTGGGGGCACTATCGTCTTTGTGTAGCGCGTCCCTTCGCCCTCGCGTCAAGACGCGGGCCGCGGAGACCCGTTAACGCATCGACGCAATGCGCCCCCCAGGAGGATTTATGAAATATAGCTTATTGGTTTTCGTACTTTTGTTTGCGGTGACATCCGGCGCTCAGGTTGTCGAAAAGAAAGGTCTTTCACTTCAGGGCGCAAAAATAGTGATCGCAGCCGCGCAGGAAGAAGCAAAAAAACTAAACGCGCCCGGCGGCGTGATTGCAGTGGTGGATGAAGGCGGGAATCTCGTTGCTGTGGAACGCCTGGATAACACATTTGCTGCAGGCGCTAATATTTCCATTGGAAAGGCGCGGACATCCGCCATTTTCAAGCGCCCTACGAAAGTATTTGAAGACGTGATTAAAAACGGACGCACTTCGATGGTTGCGCTTGCCGATTTCACTCCGCTTCAGGGAGGCGTGCCGATCATGATAGACGGACAGTTAATCGGAGCGGTGGGAGTCAGTGGAGCTGCAAGCGCGGAGCAGGATGAACAGCTCGCAATTGCAGGAGCCAACGCTTTAATGAATTCAAAAGACATGAGCATGGCTTCCGTTACTTACCTGGACAACAAGAAGGTATCGGCCGCATTTGTAAAGGGAATGCCATTGATTGAAGTGGAAAACTACAAAGTACACGCAAGCCACCGGGATTCTGCCGGTATGGCTGAAGTTCATGAAAAAGACACCGACATCATTTACGTGTTGGAAGGCACTGCAACGTTTGTGACCGGAGGTAAGGTCGTAGAGGGAAAAACAACGGCACAGGATGAAATCCGCGGCGCATCAATTGATGGCGGCGATACACGCAAGATCGTTAAAGGAGATGTCATCATTGTTCCGAGCGGCACACCACACTGGTTTAAACAGGCCACCAATCCTTTCAACTATTACGTGGTGAAAGTGGCCCGTTAGAGGTGACAGAAAATGAGAATCCAGCTAACGCTTCTTTCGATTGCAGCTATCGTTACAATGCTTCTCGTTGCTGTTATCGCTTTTGCCGAACCAACTGATGGCGAACCGCTGGCGACAATCGATCTGGCAACTGCTGAAGGAGTTCAGCTCGTCAATGCGCAATGGCGATACAGCGATACAAAAATCGTTGAAGTGGATTTCAAAGCTGCGGGCGCTGACGGTCAACCGACGGGAGCGCCGAATAAGACTTACGATTACGTCCCTCATGCAGGCGGCGCTGACTTCGATGATTCCCGATGGGAAGTGCTCGATCCGGCGACTCTGAACAAACGTCGCGGAAACGGCCGGATTTCATTCAACTGGTATCGCATCAACATCACGATTCCGGATCGTGTAGGCAATTGGAACACCGCCGGCTCCACGGTTGTCTTTGAGACATCGCTCGATGATTATGCCGAAATCTGGGTAAACGGAGAATTG belongs to bacterium and includes:
- a CDS encoding heme-binding protein, with amino-acid sequence MKYSLLVFVLLFAVTSGAQVVEKKGLSLQGAKIVIAAAQEEAKKLNAPGGVIAVVDEGGNLVAVERLDNTFAAGANISIGKARTSAIFKRPTKVFEDVIKNGRTSMVALADFTPLQGGVPIMIDGQLIGAVGVSGAASAEQDEQLAIAGANALMNSKDMSMASVTYLDNKKVSAAFVKGMPLIEVENYKVHASHRDSAGMAEVHEKDTDIIYVLEGTATFVTGGKVVEGKTTAQDEIRGASIDGGDTRKIVKGDVIIVPSGTPHWFKQATNPFNYYVVKVAR